From a single Bacillus sp. NEB1478 genomic region:
- a CDS encoding HD-GYP domain-containing protein — translation MKIKTSQVKVGHMLVQDVFSMTNEPIVNKNTILNQDYLRILMRFNIEEIDVVSDSARGQIYQSKKETANSEAVSMSGLETASIKQVKTEEKLSFPEMYLQAVKRYKQLFTNWQSGSNIDMLEVRQSVLNILQEGTNYPREMLLLHHYATREDYIYHHAVSVGILSTFLAKKLNYTSGDCIQIGLAGVLSDCGMSKVQPGLLKKGGALSPNEFDEVKKHTINGYNMLKKIPSIKEGVLLGVLQHHEREDGSGYPLKVQSSKLHPFSKILAVADVYLAMTSERPYRSKQSPFKVLEMMMKDQFGKFNHQVIRALISGLSTFTLGSKVKLSNNEIGEIIFIEENHPTRPMIKLDNNSEILALKTRNDIYIEELLS, via the coding sequence ATGAAGATCAAAACGAGTCAGGTTAAAGTGGGTCATATGCTCGTTCAAGACGTATTTTCGATGACTAATGAGCCGATCGTCAATAAGAATACTATTTTAAATCAGGATTATCTTCGTATATTGATGCGTTTTAATATTGAGGAAATCGATGTTGTCAGTGATTCAGCCAGGGGACAAATATATCAATCCAAAAAAGAAACAGCTAATTCAGAAGCGGTTTCGATGTCTGGATTAGAAACAGCATCAATTAAACAAGTGAAAACGGAAGAGAAACTATCTTTTCCAGAGATGTACCTACAAGCAGTAAAAAGATATAAACAGCTTTTTACAAATTGGCAGTCTGGCAGCAACATCGATATGCTGGAAGTGCGGCAATCTGTGCTTAACATTTTACAAGAAGGCACGAACTATCCGAGAGAGATGTTACTGCTGCACCATTATGCAACACGTGAGGATTACATATACCATCATGCTGTATCCGTCGGAATCCTGAGTACTTTTTTAGCAAAAAAACTCAATTACACGAGTGGTGATTGTATCCAGATCGGCCTAGCTGGAGTACTATCTGACTGCGGGATGTCCAAAGTACAGCCAGGTTTATTGAAGAAAGGCGGAGCACTCTCACCAAACGAATTTGATGAGGTTAAGAAACATACGATAAACGGCTATAACATGTTGAAAAAGATCCCATCTATTAAAGAAGGCGTGCTGCTTGGTGTACTTCAGCATCATGAAAGAGAAGACGGATCTGGATACCCGCTAAAAGTTCAAAGCAGCAAGCTGCATCCATTCAGTAAAATACTAGCCGTAGCAGATGTATACTTAGCCATGACATCAGAACGGCCATATCGTAGCAAACAATCTCCATTTAAGGTTTTGGAAATGATGATGAAGGATCAGTTTGGCAAGTTTAATCATCAAGTCATCCGTGCATTAATTTCTGGTTTATCTACCTTCACATTAGGAAGCAAGGTAAAACTGTCCAATAATGAGATTGGAGAAATCATTTTTATAGAAGAGAATCATCCAACTCGACCTATGATTAAACTTGATAACAATAGCGAAATCCTTGCTTTAAAAACGAGAAATGATATCTATATCGAAGAGCTTTTATCTTAG
- the gyrB gene encoding DNA topoisomerase (ATP-hydrolyzing) subunit B, whose translation MKVNQLTTEQQLQPQYDESNIQVLEGLEAVRKRPGMYIGATNVRGLHHLVWEIVDNSIDEALAGYCDTIRITIEEDNSITVEDNGRGIPVGMHEKMGRPALEVIMTVLHAGGKFGGGGYKVSGGLHGVGASVVNALSTMLEVTVSRDGKLHYQKYERGVPTADLKVIGETDKTGTLTHFKPDPEIFTESLEYDFPTLSNRIRELAYLNRGLRIIAQDKRGEEPEVKEYHYEGGIKSYVEHINRTREVLHEEPIFVEGEKDGISVEIAFQYNDSYASNIYSFANNINTHEGGTHESGFKTALTRVINDYGRKNSLFKDNDTNLTGEDVREGLTAIISIKHPDPQFEGQTKTKLGNSEARQITESIFSETFSSFMMENPIVAKAIVEKGMMALRARVAAKKARELTRRKSALEVSALPGKLADCSSKDASISEIYVVEGDSAGGSAKQGRDRHFQAILPLRGKIINVEKARLDKILSNNEVRAIITALGTGIGDEFDITKARYHKVIIMTDADVDGAHIRTLLLTFFFRYMRPIIEHGYIYIAQPPLYKVQQGKRVEYVYNDKELEKLLSELPQTPKPALQRYKGLGEMNPTQLWETTMDPETRTLLQVEMKDAMAADETFDILMGDKVEPRRDFIQENAQYVKNLDI comes from the coding sequence ATGAAGGTGAACCAATTGACGACTGAACAACAGTTACAACCACAATATGATGAAAGTAATATCCAGGTATTAGAAGGACTTGAAGCCGTTCGGAAAAGACCTGGTATGTATATTGGTGCTACGAACGTACGCGGACTCCACCATCTTGTATGGGAAATCGTAGATAACTCAATCGATGAAGCGTTGGCAGGTTATTGTGACACGATCCGCATAACGATTGAAGAAGACAATAGTATTACTGTCGAAGATAACGGCCGTGGTATTCCTGTCGGTATGCACGAAAAGATGGGAAGACCGGCACTGGAAGTTATTATGACCGTTCTCCATGCTGGAGGAAAATTTGGCGGCGGCGGATACAAAGTTTCCGGTGGACTGCACGGTGTAGGTGCATCCGTTGTAAATGCACTATCCACGATGCTGGAAGTTACAGTATCACGTGACGGCAAACTGCATTATCAAAAATATGAGCGCGGTGTACCGACTGCAGACCTGAAAGTAATCGGTGAAACAGACAAAACAGGTACTCTTACGCACTTTAAGCCAGACCCTGAAATTTTTACAGAATCATTAGAATATGATTTCCCAACTCTTTCAAATCGTATAAGAGAACTTGCTTATTTGAACCGCGGTTTGCGCATTATTGCTCAAGACAAACGCGGTGAAGAGCCTGAAGTGAAGGAATATCATTATGAAGGCGGTATTAAATCATACGTTGAGCATATCAACCGTACGCGTGAAGTACTGCATGAAGAACCGATCTTCGTTGAAGGAGAAAAAGATGGGATTTCTGTAGAAATCGCATTCCAATACAATGATAGCTATGCAAGCAATATTTATTCTTTTGCAAACAACATTAATACCCACGAAGGCGGAACACATGAATCCGGTTTTAAAACAGCTCTTACGCGTGTTATAAACGATTATGGCCGTAAAAACAGTTTGTTTAAAGACAACGATACAAACCTTACAGGTGAAGATGTGCGTGAAGGTTTAACAGCGATCATTTCAATCAAGCACCCGGATCCTCAGTTTGAAGGACAAACAAAAACGAAGCTTGGAAACTCTGAAGCGAGACAAATTACGGAGTCTATCTTCTCGGAAACTTTTTCATCGTTCATGATGGAAAATCCGATTGTTGCAAAAGCAATCGTTGAAAAAGGAATGATGGCGCTCCGTGCTCGAGTCGCTGCTAAAAAAGCTCGTGAATTAACGCGCCGCAAAAGTGCATTAGAAGTTTCAGCACTGCCAGGTAAATTGGCTGACTGTTCTTCTAAAGACGCCAGCATTTCAGAAATCTATGTGGTTGAGGGTGACTCAGCCGGTGGTTCTGCAAAACAAGGACGTGACCGCCATTTCCAAGCGATCTTGCCATTAAGAGGTAAAATCATCAACGTAGAAAAGGCAAGGTTAGATAAGATTCTATCAAACAATGAAGTTCGAGCAATCATTACAGCGCTTGGTACAGGTATTGGCGATGAATTTGATATCACAAAAGCTCGTTATCATAAAGTTATTATCATGACCGATGCAGATGTCGATGGTGCACATATTCGTACATTGCTTCTGACATTCTTCTTCCGCTACATGCGTCCGATCATTGAACATGGATACATTTATATCGCGCAGCCGCCGCTATATAAAGTTCAGCAAGGGAAACGGGTTGAATACGTTTATAACGATAAAGAGCTTGAAAAGCTGCTTAGTGAGCTTCCACAAACTCCAAAACCCGCGCTTCAGCGCTATAAAGGTCTAGGAGAGATGAATCCTACTCAGCTATGGGAAACAACGATGGATCCTGAAACACGTACATTGCTTCAAGTAGAGATGAAAGATGCAATGGCTGCTGATGAAACGTTCGATATCCTAATGGGTGATAAAGTTGAACCACGCCGTGACTTTATCCAAGAAAACGCACAGTACGTGAAAAACTTAGATATATAG
- the remB gene encoding extracellular matrix regulator RemB: MLLHLGDEEVIHSKDVLAILDVNALKVSELAKEFLKKHEKNQTLTDLSGNAPKSVIITDKTIYLSPLSASTLKKRASERLELENGWNIK; this comes from the coding sequence ATGCTTTTACATTTAGGAGATGAGGAAGTCATTCATTCTAAAGATGTATTGGCCATTTTAGATGTGAATGCTTTAAAGGTATCAGAACTTGCGAAAGAGTTTCTTAAAAAGCATGAGAAAAATCAGACATTAACAGACTTAAGCGGCAATGCTCCTAAATCGGTTATTATTACTGACAAAACAATCTATTTATCCCCCCTTTCTGCATCAACGTTAAAAAAGAGAGCCTCTGAACGCCTCGAACTTGAAAATGGCTGGAATATAAAATAA
- the gyrA gene encoding DNA gyrase subunit A, translating to MSEMERPRIKEINISIEMRTSFMDYAMSVIVSRALPDVRDGLKPVHRRILYAMNDLGMTADKAYKKSARIVGEVIGKYHPHGDSSVYEAMVRMAQDFNYRHMLVDGHGNFGSVDGDAAAAMRYTEARMSKIAMELVRDINKDTIGYKDNYDGSEQEPVVLPARFPNLLVNGASGIAVGMATNIPPHNLGEVIDGVLELSKNPDITVPELMEIIPGPDFPTSGEILGREGIRKAYQSGRGSIIIRAKAEIDEMPNGKAVIIVSELPYQVNKARLIEKIAELVRDKKIDGITDLRDESDRNGMRIVMEVRRDANANVILNNLYKQTALQTSFGLNMLALVDGHPKILNIKEFLYHYLKHQQVIIRRRTEFDLKKAEARAHILEGLRIALDHLDQVIALIRGSRTTDIAREGLIENFKLSYEQAQAILDMRLQRLTGLERDKIENEYNELVAIINELKAILADEEKILEIIRTELTEIKEKYDNPRRTTISVGFNSIEDEDLIPRSNIVITLTNKGYIKRLPISTYRSQRRGGKGIQGMGTSEDDFVEQLFTTNTHNYILFFTNKGKAYRLKGYEIPEYGRTAKGIPIINLLQIEQGETISAVIPVEDMENDELFLNFMTKQGITKRSALSAYSNIRKGGLFAINLRDDDELMGVRLTDGTKDIIVGTKQGMSIRYQETDVRSMGRTATGVKAINLGEDDAVVGMEVLDETQDILIVTENGYGKRTPMSEYRLQSRGGKGIKTVNITDKNGPVVTLKTVTDEEDLMIITAKGIIIRMNISGISTMGRNTQGVRLMTMKESNHVATVAVVEREEETDEELLDENGDPIVTVEAPEDESSEEAVEKEDTEENNE from the coding sequence ATGTCTGAAATGGAACGCCCTCGGATTAAAGAAATAAATATCAGCATAGAAATGCGTACTTCTTTTATGGATTATGCGATGAGTGTTATCGTCAGCCGTGCACTCCCTGATGTACGTGATGGATTAAAGCCCGTGCATAGACGTATATTATACGCGATGAATGACCTCGGAATGACAGCCGATAAAGCGTATAAAAAGTCTGCGAGAATCGTCGGTGAAGTAATTGGTAAGTACCATCCACACGGTGATTCCTCCGTTTATGAAGCGATGGTTCGTATGGCACAAGATTTCAATTACCGCCACATGCTTGTTGACGGTCACGGAAACTTTGGATCTGTAGATGGCGATGCTGCGGCAGCGATGCGTTATACAGAAGCGCGCATGTCAAAAATCGCCATGGAATTGGTTCGCGATATTAACAAAGATACAATCGGATATAAAGACAACTATGATGGATCTGAACAAGAACCTGTTGTTTTACCAGCACGTTTTCCTAACTTACTTGTAAATGGTGCCTCAGGAATTGCTGTTGGTATGGCAACAAATATTCCTCCGCATAACCTTGGAGAAGTCATTGATGGGGTTCTTGAACTAAGTAAAAACCCAGATATTACGGTTCCTGAATTGATGGAGATTATACCTGGACCCGATTTTCCTACTTCTGGAGAAATTTTAGGCCGTGAAGGAATTCGAAAAGCTTACCAAAGTGGCCGAGGCTCCATTATTATTCGTGCAAAAGCTGAAATCGATGAAATGCCAAATGGTAAAGCTGTCATTATCGTTTCGGAGCTTCCTTATCAAGTCAATAAAGCACGTTTGATTGAAAAGATCGCAGAACTTGTCCGCGATAAAAAAATTGATGGAATCACTGATCTTCGTGATGAGTCAGACCGTAACGGTATGCGTATCGTTATGGAAGTCCGCAGAGATGCAAACGCAAATGTCATTTTAAATAATTTATATAAACAAACGGCTCTTCAAACGAGCTTTGGTCTTAATATGCTCGCACTAGTTGATGGTCATCCGAAAATTTTAAACATTAAAGAATTTTTGTACCATTATTTAAAGCATCAGCAAGTTATCATTCGCCGCCGTACGGAGTTTGATCTGAAAAAAGCTGAAGCTCGCGCACATATTTTAGAAGGACTTCGTATTGCGCTTGATCATCTTGATCAGGTAATTGCTTTAATTCGCGGATCGCGTACTACAGATATTGCCCGTGAAGGTTTGATTGAGAACTTTAAATTAAGCTACGAGCAGGCACAAGCTATCTTAGATATGCGCTTGCAGCGTCTAACTGGCCTGGAGCGGGACAAGATCGAAAATGAATACAATGAACTTGTGGCTATTATCAATGAATTAAAAGCAATCCTAGCAGATGAAGAGAAAATTCTTGAAATTATTCGAACTGAGCTTACGGAAATTAAAGAAAAGTACGATAATCCAAGACGTACAACTATTTCTGTAGGCTTCAACAGCATTGAAGACGAGGATTTAATTCCGCGTTCTAATATCGTTATTACATTAACAAACAAAGGTTATATCAAACGTCTTCCGATTTCTACTTATCGTTCGCAGCGACGCGGCGGTAAAGGGATTCAAGGAATGGGTACGAGTGAAGATGATTTTGTAGAACAATTATTTACTACAAATACACATAATTACATTTTGTTCTTCACGAATAAAGGAAAAGCTTACCGATTAAAAGGTTATGAGATTCCTGAATACGGAAGAACGGCAAAAGGAATCCCAATCATTAACTTACTGCAGATTGAACAAGGAGAGACGATCTCGGCAGTTATTCCAGTAGAAGATATGGAGAATGACGAGTTATTCCTTAACTTTATGACGAAACAAGGAATTACAAAACGTTCTGCGTTATCTGCTTACAGCAACATCCGTAAAGGTGGTTTGTTTGCCATCAACCTGCGTGATGACGATGAACTGATGGGTGTTCGATTAACGGACGGAACAAAAGACATCATTGTTGGTACGAAGCAAGGAATGTCTATCCGTTACCAAGAAACTGATGTTCGATCAATGGGTAGAACAGCAACCGGAGTTAAAGCTATCAATCTCGGTGAAGATGATGCGGTAGTCGGTATGGAAGTGCTGGATGAAACTCAAGATATTTTAATTGTTACGGAAAATGGTTACGGAAAACGTACTCCTATGAGCGAATACCGTTTACAGTCCCGTGGCGGAAAAGGGATCAAAACCGTTAATATCACAGATAAGAACGGACCGGTAGTTACGCTTAAAACGGTAACAGACGAAGAAGACCTCATGATTATTACGGCTAAAGGTATCATTATTAGAATGAATATCTCAGGCATCTCAACAATGGGACGTAATACACAAGGTGTCAGACTTATGACTATGAAAGAAAGCAATCATGTTGCTACGGTAGCTGTAGTTGAACGTGAAGAAGAAACAGATGAAGAATTATTAGATGAAAATGGCGATCCAATCGTAACTGTTGAAGCCCCTGAAGATGAATCATCTGAAGAAGCAGTAGAAAAAGAAGATACAGAAGAGAATAACGAATAA